The proteins below come from a single Chloroflexota bacterium genomic window:
- a CDS encoding LacI family transcriptional regulator — MRVTLRDIARQACVSTSTVSRVLNGYPYVSEATRAAVWQAAQDLGYPLNALRRPRQAARMVLMLAYYTTASYDKPDMYSVGGYLERMVSSGAQSIFECHGVATRIQRTNMRAEEARQYADDPAVTGLILMGGVVDRDFVRSLQALGVPFVIAGAHVLPLRVNCVMADVFHGMEQVVAHLIEKGRRRIGLVNGPPTTTTSEEKYKGFRLTLCEHHLPFSPEQVISAEFTPESGYEQTQRLLDQAQDLDAIAYAHDAMALGGLRAIRERGYRVPDDIAITGFHNEEISRFTDPPLTSVHFDARLLGVIAARRLCMMIEEPDGEQWHVLLPTSLVVRGSTGSHPSPAG, encoded by the coding sequence GTGCGTGTGACGTTGCGTGATATCGCCCGTCAGGCCTGCGTTTCGACCTCCACCGTCTCTCGGGTGTTGAACGGATATCCCTATGTGAGCGAGGCCACGCGTGCGGCGGTGTGGCAGGCTGCCCAGGACCTCGGGTATCCTCTGAATGCCCTGCGCCGTCCCCGCCAGGCGGCTCGCATGGTGCTGATGCTGGCGTACTACACAACGGCCTCATATGACAAGCCGGACATGTATTCCGTCGGCGGTTATCTGGAGCGCATGGTCTCCTCCGGCGCGCAATCGATCTTCGAGTGTCACGGCGTTGCGACCCGGATTCAACGCACGAATATGCGGGCGGAGGAGGCGCGCCAGTACGCGGACGATCCGGCGGTGACCGGGCTCATCCTGATGGGCGGGGTCGTCGATCGTGATTTCGTGCGAAGCCTCCAGGCGTTGGGGGTTCCCTTTGTGATCGCGGGGGCTCACGTCCTGCCGCTGCGCGTCAACTGCGTCATGGCGGATGTCTTCCATGGCATGGAACAGGTTGTGGCCCATCTGATCGAGAAGGGACGCCGGCGCATCGGCCTGGTGAACGGCCCGCCCACGACGACGACCAGCGAGGAGAAGTACAAGGGATTTCGCCTGACCCTCTGCGAGCATCATCTGCCCTTCTCCCCAGAGCAGGTCATCTCAGCCGAGTTCACGCCGGAATCCGGCTACGAGCAGACTCAGCGATTGCTTGATCAGGCCCAGGACCTGGATGCCATCGCCTATGCTCATGATGCCATGGCTTTGGGTGGGCTGCGGGCGATTCGCGAGCGCGGCTATCGGGTGCCCGACGATATCGCCATCACGGGATTCCACAATGAGGAGATCTCTCGTTTCACGGATCCTCCGCTGACGTCCGTCCACTTCGATGCGCGCCTGCTGGGCGTCATCGCGGCTCGCCGGTTGTGCATGATGATCGAGGAACCGGACGGTGAACAGTGGCATGTCTTGTTGCCCACGTCCCTGGTCGTTAGGGGGTCTACGGGGAGTCATCCTTCGCCTGCGGGGTAG
- a CDS encoding ABC transporter substrate-binding protein, protein MVSKNRTRQGLTRREFMRLIALTGAGAWVAACAPAAPQAPAEGKAPAAEEGGEAERQPVTLRFWHHWGGNRVPLMEEQINRFMEKYPWITVEVTLQPWDQRLEKILTAVAANDPPDVTMLGRHDMPSFVEQNALLPLDSWMERDGVTKDLFYEAEFKGCQYKGKTWILPLPTGGALDLVWRNKRWFREAGLDPEKPPETWDELEEVAKALTVVEDGTLKRVGINVLSVGDGRPFFLWLYNNGGTWISEDLRTIQFNSPAGLEALKWMVNFTNDINGGAEEVAAFYSQTGEWENGPFYNDYEAMQINGSWEFFKIKEYAPDMIPDLGVSVVPHGPNGESHGLAYGGWGYVIPRGVEHEEEAWLLVKWLTTEKDGACWFLQQQKRPSPLKYCNEDPASGEGNPLWNDILSVMSQDVWVPITPVQPQIQQIIGQMTEEATYGVRTPEEALQWGAEEAQRVLDEYWAERS, encoded by the coding sequence ATGGTTAGCAAGAATCGGACGAGGCAGGGGTTGACCCGGCGCGAGTTCATGCGCCTGATCGCCTTGACCGGGGCGGGAGCATGGGTGGCCGCCTGTGCGCCCGCGGCGCCGCAGGCGCCGGCTGAGGGAAAGGCCCCGGCGGCGGAGGAGGGCGGCGAAGCCGAGCGCCAGCCGGTGACGCTCCGCTTCTGGCACCACTGGGGTGGCAATCGCGTCCCCCTGATGGAGGAGCAGATCAATCGCTTCATGGAGAAGTACCCATGGATCACGGTGGAGGTGACGTTGCAGCCATGGGATCAGCGGCTGGAGAAGATCCTGACCGCGGTGGCTGCCAATGATCCCCCCGACGTGACCATGTTGGGGCGACATGACATGCCGTCCTTCGTGGAGCAGAACGCCCTGTTGCCGCTGGATTCGTGGATGGAGCGTGACGGCGTCACCAAGGACCTCTTCTACGAGGCGGAGTTCAAGGGATGCCAGTACAAGGGGAAGACGTGGATCCTGCCCCTTCCCACGGGCGGGGCGCTGGATCTGGTGTGGCGCAACAAGCGCTGGTTCCGGGAGGCCGGGTTGGACCCAGAGAAGCCGCCAGAGACCTGGGATGAGCTGGAGGAGGTGGCCAAGGCGCTCACGGTGGTCGAGGACGGCACGCTCAAGAGAGTTGGCATCAACGTCCTGAGCGTAGGCGACGGCCGCCCCTTCTTCCTCTGGCTCTACAACAACGGCGGCACCTGGATCAGCGAGGACCTCAGGACGATCCAGTTCAACAGCCCGGCCGGGCTGGAGGCCCTGAAGTGGATGGTCAACTTCACGAACGACATCAACGGGGGCGCTGAGGAGGTGGCCGCTTTTTACAGCCAGACCGGCGAGTGGGAGAACGGGCCGTTCTACAACGACTACGAGGCCATGCAGATCAACGGGTCGTGGGAGTTCTTCAAGATCAAGGAGTACGCCCCGGACATGATCCCCGACCTGGGCGTGAGCGTTGTGCCGCATGGTCCCAACGGCGAGTCCCACGGCCTCGCCTATGGCGGATGGGGCTACGTGATCCCGCGCGGCGTGGAGCATGAGGAGGAGGCGTGGCTCCTGGTCAAGTGGCTGACCACGGAGAAGGACGGCGCCTGCTGGTTCCTGCAGCAGCAGAAGCGCCCTTCACCGCTCAAGTACTGCAATGAGGACCCGGCCTCCGGCGAGGGCAACCCGCTCTGGAACGACATTTTGAGCGTCATGAGCCAGGATGTTTGGGTGCCCATCACCCCCGTCCAGCCGCAGATCCAGCAGATCATCGGGCAGATGACCGAGGAGGCCACCTACGGCGTGCGCACGCCCGAGGAGGCCCTGCAGTGGGGCGCGGAGGAAGCGCAGCGCGTCCTGGATGAGTACTGGGCGGAACGTTCGTAG
- a CDS encoding sugar ABC transporter permease codes for MFTTRRHGEASWGSLSTARRKEALLGYLFISPWLLGLLLFVLGPFVASLYLSFTTYSILQPGKWVGINNYVKAFSREPLFWKSLGNTAYYVVGAVPLRIVLGFALALLLNVKVRGLTIWRTLFYVPSITPLVATTVLWLYLLNPKFGLINYALSLAHIDPIPWLTSPKWSKPALILMSIWWVGGNMVIFLAGLQGIPQHLYEAAELDGANAWQRLWNVTIPMMTPTIYFNLIINIINTFQVFVQAFIMTDGGPLNSTRFYMLYLYDNAFRFFKMGYASALAWILFLIILVLTVLLVKSSDRWVFYGG; via the coding sequence ATGTTTACCACGCGAAGGCACGGGGAAGCCTCATGGGGCAGCCTGTCCACCGCACGGCGCAAGGAGGCTCTTCTGGGGTATCTCTTCATCTCCCCCTGGCTTTTGGGCCTCCTGCTGTTCGTGCTCGGCCCCTTCGTCGCCTCACTCTACCTGAGCTTCACCACGTACTCGATTCTGCAGCCGGGTAAGTGGGTCGGGATCAACAATTACGTCAAGGCGTTCTCTCGCGAGCCGCTGTTCTGGAAGTCGCTGGGGAACACGGCCTACTATGTCGTCGGGGCGGTGCCGCTGCGCATCGTCTTGGGCTTTGCCCTGGCCCTGCTCCTGAACGTGAAGGTCCGTGGGCTGACCATCTGGCGCACGCTGTTCTACGTGCCCTCCATCACGCCGCTGGTGGCCACCACCGTGCTGTGGCTCTATCTGCTGAACCCCAAGTTTGGGCTCATCAACTACGCGCTGAGTCTGGCCCACATCGACCCGATCCCCTGGCTGACCAGCCCCAAGTGGTCGAAGCCGGCGCTGATCCTCATGAGCATCTGGTGGGTGGGCGGGAACATGGTGATCTTCCTGGCCGGCCTGCAGGGCATCCCGCAGCACCTCTATGAGGCGGCCGAGCTGGACGGCGCCAACGCGTGGCAGCGCCTGTGGAATGTCACGATCCCGATGATGACCCCCACGATCTATTTCAACCTGATCATCAACATCATCAACACCTTCCAGGTGTTCGTCCAGGCCTTCATCATGACCGATGGGGGGCCGCTGAACTCCACTCGCTTCTATATGCTCTACCTGTATGATAACGCCTTCCGCTTCTTCAAGATGGGGTACGCATCCGCCCTGGCCTGGATCCTGTTCCTGATCATCCTGGTGCTGACCGTCTTGCTGGTGAAATCATCGGATCGCTGGGTCTTCTACGGTGGCTAA
- a CDS encoding carbohydrate ABC transporter permease, whose translation MSVVTGVRPRRSLGKVWRRRIGLGLTYLALAGLSLLFLIPLFWLFTSSLMPLSQIGKWPPEWIPEPVQWENYTKALKFWHFGRSFKNTAIITVFSMIGELLSCTLVAYGFARLRFPGREPLFVILLSTMMLPFAVRMVPMYIGFSKLGWVNTFLPLIVPAFFGNPFYVFLLRQFFLTIPEELVDAARIDGASEFNIWARIMLPLSGPAIIVVSIFSFQAAWNDFIGPLLYLNDERLHTLALGLYTFTAMPGQGSLYNQLMAASVLMVLPMLIVFAIFQRYFVQGVTLSGLKG comes from the coding sequence ATGAGCGTTGTAACAGGGGTGAGGCCGCGCCGTAGCCTGGGCAAGGTGTGGAGGCGCCGCATCGGGCTGGGGCTGACGTACCTGGCGTTGGCGGGGTTGAGCCTCCTCTTTCTGATCCCATTGTTCTGGTTGTTCACCTCCTCGTTGATGCCGTTGTCCCAGATCGGCAAGTGGCCGCCGGAGTGGATCCCTGAGCCCGTGCAGTGGGAAAACTACACCAAGGCGCTGAAGTTCTGGCACTTTGGCCGCAGCTTCAAGAACACGGCGATCATCACGGTGTTCTCCATGATCGGGGAGCTGCTCTCGTGCACGTTGGTGGCGTACGGGTTCGCCCGGCTGCGATTCCCCGGCCGTGAGCCTCTCTTCGTCATCCTCCTGAGCACCATGATGCTGCCGTTCGCCGTGCGCATGGTGCCCATGTACATCGGCTTCAGCAAGCTGGGCTGGGTGAACACCTTCCTGCCGCTCATCGTTCCGGCCTTTTTCGGGAACCCCTTCTATGTGTTCCTGCTCCGCCAGTTCTTCCTCACCATTCCGGAGGAGCTGGTGGACGCGGCGCGCATCGACGGCGCGTCGGAATTCAACATCTGGGCCCGGATCATGCTGCCGCTATCCGGCCCCGCCATCATCGTGGTCTCCATCTTCTCGTTTCAGGCGGCCTGGAACGACTTCATCGGGCCTTTGCTCTATCTGAACGACGAGCGGTTGCACACCCTGGCGTTGGGGCTGTACACCTTCACCGCCATGCCCGGTCAGGGGTCGCTTTACAACCAGCTCATGGCGGCCTCGGTGCTTATGGTGCTCCCCATGCTTATCGTGTTCGCCATCTTCCAGCGGTATTTCGTCCAGGGGGTGACCCTCTCGGGGTTGAAGGGATAG
- a CDS encoding FAD-dependent oxidoreductase: MPVDHHRLSCDVVVAGGGMAGVCAAIAAARHGAQVTLIQDRPVLGGNASSEVRMHIVGADISGRRPHARESGIIEAIRLDDAVRNPHRSASLFDLLLWEYVRDEPNIRLLLNTQVDGVRMASPSRIAEVHATRPSTEDAFTIEAGLFVDCTGDGRLGVEAGAEFRMGREGRDEFGESYAPERPDRQTLGSSILFIARDYGRPVPFRAPSWARKFTEEDLRHRPHGSFEYGFWWIEWGGDLNTIKDNERIRDELWAIALGVWDHIKNGGDHGAENWALEWVGMIPGKRESRRFIGDYILIQQDLEQSTLFPDRVAFGGWPIDYHPPNGIDQPDQPPCVQIDVPLYSIPLRSLYSRNIENMMMAGRNISASHVAFASTRVMATCAVMGQAVGTAAALCVRDGITPRELAADRIEELQQLLLKDDAYILELPADDPADLAADAAVSASSQRPGCSAEQVLSGITRQVGDVSHQWVSDPEQPLPQWLRVDLPRPAPVDEIHLTFDSGFIRPLTLTHDDGFNARMIRGPQPETVRDYTIEARVEGEWRRVVEVKGNYQRKIVHRIEPVTADSVRLTVHATNGDPSARVFEVRLYGPR; encoded by the coding sequence ATGCCTGTGGATCATCACCGATTGAGTTGTGATGTGGTGGTAGCTGGGGGGGGAATGGCAGGAGTATGCGCGGCCATCGCCGCGGCGCGGCACGGCGCGCAGGTCACGCTGATCCAGGATCGCCCGGTGCTGGGTGGGAACGCATCCAGCGAGGTGCGCATGCATATCGTGGGGGCGGATATCAGCGGCAGGCGCCCTCACGCCCGGGAGAGCGGCATCATCGAGGCCATTCGTCTGGACGACGCAGTGCGCAATCCACATCGCAGCGCATCGCTCTTCGACCTGCTGTTGTGGGAATATGTGCGTGACGAGCCCAATATCCGGCTGCTCCTCAACACCCAAGTGGACGGCGTGCGCATGGCCTCGCCCTCGCGCATCGCCGAGGTGCACGCCACGCGGCCTTCCACCGAGGATGCGTTCACCATCGAGGCGGGGCTGTTCGTCGATTGCACGGGGGATGGCCGACTGGGCGTCGAGGCCGGGGCGGAGTTCCGCATGGGCCGGGAGGGGCGAGACGAGTTCGGCGAGTCGTACGCGCCGGAGAGGCCGGATCGGCAGACGTTAGGGTCGTCCATCCTGTTCATCGCCCGGGATTACGGGCGACCGGTGCCGTTCCGGGCGCCGTCTTGGGCCCGCAAGTTCACGGAGGAGGATCTACGCCATCGGCCGCATGGGTCTTTCGAGTATGGCTTCTGGTGGATCGAGTGGGGTGGCGATCTGAACACGATCAAGGACAATGAGCGTATCCGGGACGAGTTGTGGGCCATCGCCCTGGGCGTGTGGGACCATATCAAGAACGGCGGCGATCATGGGGCCGAGAACTGGGCGCTGGAATGGGTGGGCATGATCCCGGGCAAGCGGGAGTCGCGCCGCTTCATCGGCGATTATATCCTGATCCAGCAGGATCTGGAGCAGAGCACGCTCTTCCCGGACCGGGTCGCGTTCGGTGGATGGCCCATCGATTATCACCCGCCGAACGGCATCGACCAGCCCGATCAGCCACCCTGCGTGCAGATCGATGTGCCGCTATATAGCATCCCGTTGCGCTCGCTCTACTCCCGCAACATCGAGAATATGATGATGGCGGGCCGCAACATCAGCGCCAGCCATGTGGCCTTCGCGTCGACGCGGGTGATGGCCACGTGCGCGGTGATGGGGCAGGCGGTGGGCACGGCCGCCGCCCTGTGCGTCCGTGACGGCATCACGCCTCGCGAGCTGGCGGCCGACCGCATTGAGGAGCTACAACAGCTTCTGCTGAAGGACGACGCGTACATCCTGGAACTGCCCGCGGATGACCCCGCCGACCTGGCGGCCGACGCGGCGGTGTCCGCATCCAGCCAGCGGCCGGGCTGCAGCGCCGAGCAGGTGCTGAGCGGGATCACCCGGCAGGTAGGGGACGTCTCGCATCAGTGGGTGTCCGATCCCGAGCAGCCCCTCCCTCAATGGCTCCGGGTGGACCTGCCGCGCCCCGCGCCCGTGGATGAGATCCACCTCACGTTCGATTCGGGGTTCATCCGCCCGTTGACGCTGACCCATGACGATGGGTTCAACGCTCGCATGATCCGAGGGCCGCAGCCGGAGACGGTGCGGGACTACACCATCGAAGCCCGGGTAGAGGGCGAGTGGCGCCGCGTGGTCGAGGTGAAGGGGAACTACCAGCGGAAGATCGTCCATCGCATCGAGCCGGTGACGGCCGACAGCGTGCGGCTGACGGTGCACGCGACCAACGGGGATCCGTCCGCTCGCGTGTTCGAGGTGCGGCTGTACGGGCCTCGATGA
- a CDS encoding metallophosphoesterase family protein translates to MPLKIVVFTDVHANLPALRAALKAVRQEGYDAAFHLGDAIGIGPYPAECLDLLLHMPEIHLLMGNHDAWFVDGLPDPRPPWMSDGEARHHRWTHARIPSQLRSILARWPYVLEHDFEGVRVTFAHYGLADSGREFLPVIRRPRAADLDEMFAQYRSGLIFFGHDHVASDVQGKKRYVNPGSLGCHTEAVARYSVVEFRKGRFSLAHRGVPYDDAELFQAFERREVPERAFLFRAFFGGRHR, encoded by the coding sequence ATGCCCCTGAAGATCGTGGTGTTCACGGATGTTCACGCCAATCTCCCCGCGCTGAGGGCGGCGCTGAAGGCGGTTCGGCAGGAGGGATACGACGCCGCCTTCCATCTGGGGGATGCCATCGGCATCGGTCCCTATCCCGCTGAATGCCTGGATCTGCTGTTGCATATGCCCGAGATCCATCTCCTCATGGGGAACCACGATGCCTGGTTCGTGGATGGACTGCCTGATCCCCGTCCTCCCTGGATGAGCGACGGCGAGGCGCGACATCATCGGTGGACGCACGCTCGCATTCCCTCACAGTTGCGGTCGATCCTGGCCCGATGGCCCTACGTGTTGGAACATGACTTTGAGGGGGTGCGGGTCACGTTCGCGCATTACGGCCTGGCGGATTCCGGCCGGGAGTTCCTGCCCGTGATCCGGAGGCCTCGCGCGGCGGATTTGGACGAGATGTTTGCGCAATATCGCTCGGGTCTGATCTTCTTCGGCCACGACCATGTTGCGTCCGATGTCCAGGGCAAGAAGCGATACGTGAATCCAGGCTCGTTGGGTTGCCACACCGAAGCCGTGGCCAGGTACAGCGTCGTCGAGTTTCGGAAGGGGCGATTCTCCCTTGCGCATCGCGGCGTACCCTACGACGACGCGGAGCTCTTTCAGGCATTCGAGCGGCGCGAGGTGCCGGAGCGGGCGTTCCTCTTTCGGGCGTTCTTCGGCGGCCGCCACAGATGA
- a CDS encoding isoprenylcysteine carboxylmethyltransferase family protein encodes MKEKSLKQAEHGYSPGQRLAALLVEAAFFLVVFPAALIILASSLDRWLHLPRLLHGSLGAVLGGLLVVAGFLFAVWSVYVQFTVGRGTPAPVMPTQRLVVQGPYGYCRNPMALGTIVLYLGVAILSGSLSAVGLVALGAAVLLTYIRLVEEREMEARFGQEYWEYRRRTPFLIPRFRERG; translated from the coding sequence ATGAAGGAAAAGTCCCTGAAACAGGCGGAACACGGGTACAGCCCTGGACAGCGGTTGGCCGCGCTGTTGGTCGAGGCGGCCTTCTTCCTGGTCGTATTCCCGGCCGCCCTCATCATCCTGGCATCCTCGCTAGATCGGTGGTTGCATTTGCCGCGCCTTCTGCATGGTTCGCTCGGCGCTGTCTTAGGTGGGTTGCTCGTCGTGGCGGGCTTTCTGTTCGCCGTATGGTCCGTCTACGTGCAGTTCACCGTGGGACGGGGGACCCCGGCGCCGGTCATGCCCACGCAAAGGTTGGTCGTACAGGGACCTTATGGCTACTGCCGCAACCCGATGGCGTTGGGGACCATCGTGCTCTACCTGGGCGTCGCCATCCTGAGCGGATCGCTCTCGGCAGTGGGCCTGGTCGCGCTGGGGGCCGCCGTGCTCTTGACGTATATCCGGCTCGTCGAGGAGAGGGAGATGGAGGCGCGGTTCGGGCAGGAGTATTGGGAGTACAGGCGACGAACGCCGTTCCTGATCCCGCGCTTCCGGGAAAGGGGTTAG
- a CDS encoding acetamidase/formamidase family protein: MGKEVSESIRVATFTGGLVGPSIPMLGPIADGGTIIAETAPGCWGPMITPSFRGGHEVTTPVAVEGAEPGDAVVIRIQKIRVTSIATASGTMSFVEGRYTGDPFVARHCPECGTENPPTRVEGIGPEAIRCAVCGAEVSPFRVTNGYTILLDDARQIAVTVKPEVAEKLARDAAKVMALPEKSAQNPIVALCPADIAGVATRMRPFIGNIGTTPAVDMPDSHNAGDFGQFLIGAPHEYGITQEQLEEARTDGHLDIDSVREGAILICPVKVAGGGVYLGDVHAMQGDGEIAGHTTDVSAEVTLQVGLLKGLEIGGPILLPPLEDLPYLARPLTSAEREAARQLADRFGQDVLEESAPIQMVGSGANLNEATDNGVARLAELLGMSQEEVMNRVTLSGAVEIGRLPGVVTVTMRAPLSRLEELGLADLVRSQYGL, encoded by the coding sequence ATGGGCAAGGAAGTGAGCGAGAGCATCCGTGTCGCTACGTTCACCGGCGGTCTGGTAGGGCCGAGCATCCCCATGCTGGGGCCGATAGCCGATGGCGGCACTATCATCGCGGAGACTGCCCCCGGCTGTTGGGGGCCGATGATCACCCCGTCCTTCCGTGGCGGTCACGAGGTGACCACCCCGGTGGCTGTGGAGGGAGCCGAACCCGGGGATGCCGTCGTCATCCGCATCCAGAAGATCCGGGTGACCTCCATCGCTACCGCTTCCGGCACCATGTCCTTTGTGGAAGGACGTTACACGGGCGATCCATTTGTGGCCCGTCACTGCCCCGAATGCGGGACGGAGAATCCGCCCACCCGGGTGGAGGGGATCGGGCCGGAGGCCATTCGCTGCGCCGTATGCGGTGCTGAGGTCAGCCCCTTCCGGGTGACCAACGGGTATACCATCCTCCTCGACGACGCCCGCCAGATAGCGGTCACCGTGAAGCCGGAGGTGGCCGAGAAGCTGGCCCGGGACGCGGCGAAGGTGATGGCGTTACCCGAGAAGTCCGCCCAGAATCCCATCGTGGCCCTGTGCCCGGCCGATATCGCTGGCGTGGCCACCCGGATGCGCCCCTTTATCGGGAACATCGGCACCACCCCGGCCGTGGATATGCCCGACTCTCACAACGCCGGTGACTTCGGGCAGTTCCTGATCGGCGCGCCCCACGAGTATGGGATCACCCAGGAGCAGTTGGAGGAGGCTCGCACCGACGGGCATCTGGACATCGACTCCGTGCGGGAGGGAGCCATCCTGATCTGCCCCGTGAAGGTGGCGGGGGGTGGCGTGTACCTGGGGGACGTCCACGCCATGCAGGGAGATGGCGAGATCGCCGGTCATACCACCGACGTCTCTGCGGAGGTGACTTTGCAGGTGGGCTTGCTCAAAGGCCTGGAGATCGGGGGACCGATCCTCCTGCCGCCTCTCGAGGATCTGCCGTACCTGGCCCGGCCTCTCACCTCTGCCGAGAGGGAGGCCGCGAGGCAGCTGGCCGATCGGTTCGGGCAGGACGTATTGGAGGAGTCTGCCCCCATCCAGATGGTGGGCTCCGGCGCGAACCTGAATGAGGCCACCGATAACGGCGTGGCTCGCCTGGCAGAGCTGTTGGGTATGTCCCAGGAGGAGGTGATGAACCGGGTGACCCTCTCAGGGGCGGTGGAGATCGGACGCCTGCCTGGGGTGGTCACGGTGACGATGCGGGCGCCCCTGTCCAGACTGGAGGAACTGGGCCTGGCGGATCTGGTGAGGAGTCAATACGGCCTCTAG